One Purpureocillium takamizusanense chromosome 1, complete sequence genomic window carries:
- the BNA6 gene encoding Nicotinate-nucleotide diphosphorylase (carboxylating) (COG:H~EggNog:ENOG503NUQX), which yields MSSAASSPSSLAHLLPPSWKTQVTAWLAEDTPSFDYAGYVVGEAPRTATLWAKSAGVVAGRPFFDEVFAQCGCAVEWHLDEGADVDPSSQQDGKVRAATVRGPARGILLGERVALNTIARCSGVAARSRALLTRMRAAGYTGILAGTRKTTPGFRLVEKYGMLVAGVDGHRTDLSSCVMLKDNHVWSRGSITDAVRAAKRVAGFSLKVEVEVQSEQEADEAIEAGADIVMLDNFTGDGVKVAARSLKERWQGKRHFLIEVSGGLREDNVEPYICNDVDIVSTSSIHQGVTHLDYSLKIEHREPQNFVAF from the exons AtgtcctccgccgcctcctccccctcgtccCTCGCGCACCTCCTCCCCCCGAGCTGGAAGACCCAGGTCACGGcctggctcgccgaggacacGCCCTCGTTCGACTACGCCGGctacgtcgtcggcgaggcgccgcgcaCCGCCACCCTCTGGGCCAAgtcggccggcgtcgtcgccgggcggcCCTTCTTCGACGAGGTCTTTGCGCAGTGCGGCTGCGCCGTCGAGTGGCacctggacgagggcgccgacgtcgaccccAGCAGCCAACAAGACGGCAAGGTCAGGGCCGCCACCGTCAGGggccccgcgcgcggcatcctcctcggcgagcgcgtcgcccTCAACACCATCGCCAGGTgctccggcgtcgccgcccgctcccgcgccctgctcacccgcatgcgcgccgcgggctacaccggcatcctcgccggcacgcGCAAGACGACGCCCGGGTTCCGCCTCGTGGAAAAGTACGGCAtgctggtggcgggcgtggacggCCATCGCACCGACCTCAGCTCCTGCGTCATGCTCAAGGACAACCACGTCTGGAGCAGAGGCTCGATCACGGACGCtgtgcgcgccgccaagcgcGTCGCCGGCTTCAGCTTgaaggtcgaggtcgaggtgcAGTCCGAGCAGGAGGCTGACGAGGCAatcgaggcgggcgccgacATTGTCATGCTCGACAACTTtaccggcgacggcgtcaaggtcgccgcgcgcagccTCAAGGAGCGATGGCAGGGCAAACGCCATTTCCTCATAGAGGTGTCCGGCGGCCTGAGGGAGGACAATGTTGAGCCATACATTTGCAACG ACGTGGATATTGTGTCGACGAGCTCCATACACCAAGGCGTCACGCATTTGGATTATTCGCTCAAAATCGAGCACCGGGAGCCGCAAAATTTCGTTGCATTTTAG
- the GRP2 gene encoding Methylglyoxal reductase (NADPH) (EggNog:ENOG503NVWR~COG:V), with the protein MVRVLLTGGNGFIASHVLDTLLSIPVNTVTITVRTKAKGDQVLERYDAPTRGRLSVEVVADFTAPGAFDECLQSAAFDAILHVASPFYYSATDIAGELLDPSIVGTTALLDAASRHPSIKTVVITSSFAAILNSHSGNDIPEHTYTERDWNPLTKEEAFQNTLNGYRASKLFAEKAAWEFVDSQKPSFSLVTICPTLCFGPVIQPLSSLDSINTSSQRIYSFISGAFKTQIPDTGTSFFLWIDVRDLALAHVRAMESQLAAPRNRRYLLTEGYFTNKDICSIISNQFPEYRSVLPSCEGNAGGFPNGGVYKFDNKKATEELGLSYRKLEDSVVDTVRSLKALQDRIN; encoded by the coding sequence ATGGTGCGCGTGCTACTCACAGGGGGCAATGGCTTCATCGCTAGCCATGTGCTAGATACCCTTCTCAGTATCCCAGTCAACACGGTCACCATCACGGTTCGAACAAAAGCCAAAGGTGACCAGGTGCTCGAGAGATACGACGCGCCAACTCGTGGCAGGCTGTCCGTCGAAGTCGTCGCGGACTTCACGGCCCCCGGCGCGTTCGACGAATGCCTTCAATCTGCCGCATTCGACGCCATCCTCCATGTTGCGTCACCCTTCTACTACTCCGCGACAGATATTGCAGGCGAACTTCTGGATCCTTCCATCGTGGGAACCACAGCCCTTCTAGACGCAGCAAGCCGGCACCCTTCTATCAAAACCGTGGTCATCACATCTTCATTTGCCGCTATTCTAAACAGCCACAGTGGGAACGATATTCCAGAGCATACATACACCGAAAGAGACTGGAATCCGCTCACCAAAGAAGAGGCCTTTCAAAACACACTCAACGGCTACCGAGCCAGCAAGCTGTTCGCGGAAAAGGCCGCATGGGAATTTGTAGACTCTCAGAAGCCTTCCTTCTCGCTGGTGACGATATGTCCGACACTATGCTTCGGGCCGGTGATTCAGCCGCTCTCCAGTCTCGACAGCATCAACACGTCGAGTCAACGCATTTACAGTTTTATCTCAGGTGCATTCAAGACCCAGATCCCGGATACGGGCACCTCTTTCTTCCTATGGATAGACGTGCGGGATCTGGCGTTGGCGCACGTAAGGGCAATGGAGTCGCAGCTTGCCGCCCCCCGAAACCGACGATACCTTTTGACGGAGGGGTACTTCACCAACAAAGATATTTGCTCAATCATCAGCAATCAGTTCCCAGAATATCGATCCGTCCTACCGAGCTGCGAGGGAAATGCCGGTGGTTTCCCAAACGGCGGCGTGTATAAGTTTGACAACAAAAAGGCAACTGAAGAACTCGGTTTGAGCTATAGAAAGCTAGAAGACAGCGTTGTGGATACTGTGAGGTCATTGAAAGCCCTTCAGGACCGGATCAATTGA